The Desulfofalx alkaliphila DSM 12257 genome includes the window TCTGATCAGATATTTACGCTGGAGATATTTAATCAATATGTTGACGGGTTGAAGGATATTTCTAACGCCACTCACCTGATTGTGCTTTACTGGCTACATCTGGCAAACCGAGAAAAGCTGCAAACCAAAACTCCCTTTAGTGAAGAAATAAAAGGGGTTTTTGCCTGCCGCTCTCCGTCCCGGCCCAATCCCATTGGGGTAACAATGGTTAAGCTAATTTCAGTTTCAGAAAACAAGCTAAGGGTACAGGGTTTAGATGCCTTAGACGGCAGCCCCCTGTTGGATTTAAAACCCTATTCTCCGGCAATAGATTCTTTACCGGAAGCTAAAATGCTAAATCACCCCCATCCATAATAACCCAATAGTTAAAA containing:
- the tsaA gene encoding tRNA (N6-threonylcarbamoyladenosine(37)-N6)-methyltransferase TrmO gives rise to the protein MQLYPIGVIHSPYKTKEEAPKQGRFSDQIFTLEIFNQYVDGLKDISNATHLIVLYWLHLANREKLQTKTPFSEEIKGVFACRSPSRPNPIGVTMVKLISVSENKLRVQGLDALDGSPLLDLKPYSPAIDSLPEAKMLNHPHP